In Gimesia benthica, a single window of DNA contains:
- a CDS encoding HesA/MoeB/ThiF family protein, whose product MMSGFAPLTDEERAVYEWQIWVPEFGEAGQEKLKNASVLVSRCGGLGSVVAYELAAAGVGKLVLAHAGNVKPSDLNRQLLMTHDWLGKPRVESAERRLKELNPRLETVAIQENISEENAAAIVDQVDLIVDCAPLFPERYAMNRQSVLQQKPLIECAMYDLEAQITTFLPGQTGCLACLYPDDPPAWKREFPVFGAVSGTVGCMAAMEAIKVLAGFGETLANQLLMFDLRDMTFHRNRIQRRSDCPVCGA is encoded by the coding sequence ATGATGTCTGGTTTCGCTCCCCTGACAGATGAAGAACGAGCCGTTTACGAGTGGCAGATCTGGGTGCCCGAGTTCGGCGAAGCCGGGCAGGAGAAGCTGAAGAATGCGTCGGTGCTGGTTTCACGTTGTGGCGGTCTGGGGAGTGTTGTGGCTTACGAACTGGCGGCTGCGGGAGTCGGCAAGCTGGTCCTGGCTCATGCCGGGAATGTAAAACCGAGCGACTTGAACCGGCAGCTGTTGATGACGCATGACTGGCTGGGAAAGCCACGCGTTGAATCCGCAGAGCGGCGTTTGAAGGAACTGAATCCACGGCTGGAGACGGTGGCGATTCAGGAAAATATTTCGGAAGAGAATGCAGCGGCGATTGTGGATCAGGTAGATCTGATCGTCGACTGTGCACCGCTGTTCCCCGAGCGATATGCCATGAATCGGCAGTCCGTTCTGCAGCAGAAACCACTGATCGAGTGCGCGATGTACGACCTCGAAGCACAAATCACGACCTTTCTACCCGGTCAGACCGGGTGCCTGGCCTGTCTGTATCCCGATGATCCCCCGGCCTGGAAACGGGAGTTTCCCGTGTTTGGTGCGGTTTCGGGAACCGTGGGTTGCATGGCCGCGATGGAGGCCATCAAGGTACTCGCCGGGTTTGGAGAGACACTGGCCAATCAACTGCTGATGTTTGATCTGCGCGACATGACATTTCACCGCAACCGGATTCAGCGCCGTTCCGATTGCCCGGTCTGTGGAGCCTGA
- a CDS encoding ATP-binding cassette domain-containing protein codes for MISVKNLCVQVGDFRLNDVSFEIPQGHYAVLMGKTGSGKTTILETICGLKKVESGEVILNGKDMTHAKPAEREIGYVPQEGVLFHTMTVKDNLAFALEIRKWKQREIDERVDELANLLGITGLLNRTPHGLSGGEIQRVALGRALAARPAILCLDEPLSALDEDTRGEICDLLINVQHVTGVTALHITHNISESDRLGDVKLTINNGKLSMLPGGNPKKTVTSPTTEPSETTADTRAH; via the coding sequence ATGATTTCGGTAAAAAACCTTTGTGTACAAGTGGGTGACTTCCGGCTGAACGACGTCAGCTTTGAAATTCCTCAGGGGCATTACGCCGTGCTGATGGGGAAAACGGGGAGCGGGAAGACGACCATTCTGGAGACGATCTGCGGCCTGAAGAAGGTCGAGTCCGGTGAAGTCATCCTGAATGGTAAAGACATGACTCATGCCAAACCGGCTGAGCGTGAGATCGGGTATGTACCTCAGGAAGGTGTGCTGTTCCATACGATGACGGTTAAAGATAATCTGGCATTCGCTTTGGAAATCCGGAAGTGGAAGCAACGTGAGATTGACGAACGTGTCGATGAACTGGCGAACCTGCTGGGGATCACCGGACTGTTGAACCGGACACCTCACGGTTTAAGCGGTGGAGAGATACAACGGGTGGCGCTGGGACGCGCGCTTGCGGCCCGCCCCGCGATTCTGTGTCTGGATGAACCCTTGAGTGCACTGGATGAAGATACGCGCGGGGAAATCTGTGATCTGTTGATCAATGTTCAGCACGTGACCGGTGTGACGGCGTTGCATATCACTCATAATATCTCCGAATCAGATCGGCTGGGGGATGTGAAATTGACGATCAACAATGGTAAGCTGAGTATGCTGCCCGGCGGAAATCCGAAGAAAACCGTCACCAGCCCGACCACGGAACCTTCTGAAACTACAGCTGACACGAGAGCTCACTAA
- a CDS encoding MoaD/ThiS family protein, with protein sequence MKIAVEYTAQVKKAAGVGREEFEVPAGTTLQELVKTVAESRADSLKPLLFPAGEALHPSMLLFVSNEQVLWDEPLTLEPHHSVTILSPISGG encoded by the coding sequence ATGAAAATTGCGGTCGAATATACAGCCCAGGTCAAAAAAGCGGCTGGCGTTGGAAGAGAAGAATTCGAAGTCCCCGCAGGCACGACGCTGCAGGAGCTGGTCAAAACCGTGGCTGAGTCACGGGCCGATTCATTGAAGCCACTGCTGTTCCCTGCCGGCGAGGCCCTGCATCCTTCCATGCTGTTGTTTGTATCCAATGAACAGGTGCTGTGGGATGAACCGCTGACGCTCGAACCGCATCACAGCGTTACGATCCTTTCCCCGATCTCTGGAGGATGA
- a CDS encoding neutral/alkaline non-lysosomal ceramidase N-terminal domain-containing protein, which produces MKNKIHRYLLVLILMGTVTVGENCLLSAAEAKQQTEWKAVAASVVITPEKDMWMAGYAARTEPSKGKVHDLYAKLLILEDSRGKKLVMITTDLIGITPALRDPIAARLEEDFQIPAAALLMNASHTHCGPELREKKASRRGLGGDRGAQARVYTQELVRKLVAAIGEALPQLEPAVLKYSYGRAGFSMNRRLPTENGVINSPHPQGPVDQRVPVLMVERPDSSLMAVLFGYACHNTTLSFYQFCGDYAGYAQEYLQADHPGTVAMFMMGCGGDQNPYPRRTLDLAKQHGRALANAVETAISVKQPRLIHGPLGVAMGDVELEFATPPTKAELLRQKDSGNKYEVSHATRLLEQLEERGGIQTEYAFPLQVVQFGKDLTLVAVCGETVVDYSHRFQKELKSGHGAGETDPIVWVAGYSNHVFGYLPSLRVLKEGGYEGARAMIYSSYPGPFKESVEERVAAKVHQLTEQARREALGD; this is translated from the coding sequence ATGAAGAATAAAATACACCGCTATCTGTTGGTCCTGATTCTGATGGGAACCGTGACGGTCGGGGAGAATTGTCTCCTGTCAGCAGCCGAAGCGAAACAGCAGACCGAATGGAAAGCCGTAGCGGCGTCGGTGGTGATTACTCCCGAGAAAGATATGTGGATGGCTGGCTATGCAGCCCGCACAGAACCTTCCAAGGGGAAAGTACACGATCTATACGCCAAGCTGCTGATTCTGGAAGACAGCCGTGGCAAGAAACTGGTGATGATCACGACCGACCTGATTGGTATCACCCCTGCTCTGCGTGATCCGATTGCGGCCCGCCTGGAAGAAGATTTTCAGATTCCCGCGGCGGCACTGTTGATGAATGCCTCGCATACGCACTGCGGACCGGAGCTGAGAGAAAAGAAAGCTTCCCGCCGGGGGCTGGGCGGCGACCGTGGTGCCCAGGCGCGGGTCTACACGCAGGAGCTGGTGCGAAAACTGGTGGCTGCGATTGGGGAAGCCCTTCCCCAACTGGAACCAGCCGTGCTCAAGTATTCGTATGGACGCGCCGGTTTTTCGATGAACCGCCGCCTGCCTACCGAGAACGGTGTGATCAACAGTCCGCATCCTCAAGGTCCCGTCGATCAGCGGGTGCCCGTGCTGATGGTCGAACGGCCCGACAGTTCTCTGATGGCGGTGCTGTTCGGTTATGCGTGTCACAATACGACGCTCAGTTTCTACCAGTTCTGCGGTGACTACGCGGGTTATGCCCAGGAATATCTGCAAGCTGATCACCCGGGGACCGTGGCGATGTTCATGATGGGGTGTGGCGGGGATCAGAATCCTTACCCGCGACGGACACTCGACCTGGCGAAGCAGCACGGACGGGCGCTGGCCAATGCGGTTGAGACGGCCATCTCTGTCAAACAGCCTCGCCTGATTCATGGTCCGTTGGGCGTGGCGATGGGAGATGTGGAACTGGAGTTCGCGACTCCCCCCACCAAAGCAGAGCTGCTCAGGCAGAAAGATAGCGGCAACAAGTATGAAGTCAGTCACGCGACGCGTCTGCTGGAACAACTGGAGGAACGGGGCGGCATTCAGACTGAATATGCTTTTCCGCTGCAGGTGGTTCAGTTTGGAAAAGACCTGACACTGGTGGCGGTCTGCGGTGAGACCGTGGTCGATTATTCGCATCGCTTCCAGAAAGAACTGAAGTCGGGTCATGGTGCGGGGGAGACAGATCCGATTGTCTGGGTTGCCGGCTATTCGAACCATGTGTTCGGCTACCTGCCCAGCCTGCGGGTCCTGAAAGAGGGAGGCTATGAAGGCGCCCGGGCGATGATTTACTCATCTTATCCCGGTCCGTTTAAAGAATCGGTCGAAGAGCGGGTGGCAGCGAAAGTCCATCAGCTGACCGAACAGGCCCGCCGCGAGGCACTCGGGGATTAG